Genomic DNA from Bacteroidales bacterium:
GATGCTTGAAGTAATCGAAGAACTTCATATCCTTCAACCTGGTAATTCTGTTCATATTGCCTCAGTTACCCCGAATCGATTTCTGCATGCTGCCGCCAGGGTAATCAGGCAAGGACACGGATATCCTTCCGTTTTTAATCCCGATATCTATATCCAGGAGATGCTCCGATCTGGTAAAAGTCTGAAAGATGCAAGAGAAGGAGGGTGTAGCGGATGTATTGAAGTAGGTGCTTTTGGCAAGGAAGCCTATATTCTGACCGGGTATTTTAATGTGCCCAAAGTACTGGAAATCACACTGAACAATGGCTTCGACCCGGTTTCAGGCAAGCAGGCAGGACCAAAAACAGGAGATCCTGCATTATTTACAAATTTTGAATCCTTTTACGCGGCCTTTCAACAGCAGCTTAAGTATTTCATTGATTTAAAAATCAGGGTGAACAACTACATCGACCGGATGTATGCCCTTTATACACCCGCAACTTTTTTGTCAGTTGTGATTGATGATTGCATTAAGAAAGGGAGGGATTATTACAATGGAGGTCCCCGGTATAACACTACTTATATTCAATGTACTGGCCTGGGCACCGTTACCGATAGTCTTTCTGTACTGAAAAAACATGTTTTTGAAGAGGGTTCCGTTAAAATGGATCATTTACTCTATGCTTTACAATCCAATTTCGACGGAGAGGAACCTCTCCGGCAAAATATATTGAACCACACTCCCTTCTACGGGAATGATGATGCATATGCGGATCAACTGGCACTTCGTGTATTTGACGACCTGTTCGACCTGATTGATAACCGCCCCAATGGAAAAGCTGGCGGGAAATATCACCTGAATATGTTGTCTACTACTTGTCATATTTACTTTGGAAAGGTTCTGGGAGCTACACCCAATGGCAGACTGGCAGGTAAATCGATTTCTGACGGAACATCTCCTTCACATGGCTGCGACACAAACGGACCGACTGCTGTAATTAAATCACTCACAAAGCTCGATCATGTAAAAACCGGGGGAACCCTGCTTAACCTCCGCTTTCTTCCAGGTTTATTGAAAAGGGATGAAGATATAGCTAAACTTGGGAGCCTGATCCGAAGCTATTTTGCATTGGGCGGCCATCATATTCAATTCAACATAGTAGACACTGCAACCCTGCTGGCAGCGAGGGAACATCCTGAAGAATACCGCGATCTGCTGGTCCGTATGGCAGGCTATAGTGACTATTTTAATGATATGAATGATGACCTCAAGCAAGAAGTGATCGAACGCACTGAAAACGAATCCTTTTAATACTATCTATGGCGGAACCGGGACTTATATTCGACATTAAACGCTACTCTATCAACGATGGCCCCGGAATCCGTGTAACCGTTTTTTTGAAAGGCTGCCCTTTATCCTGCACATGGTGCCACAACCCGGAAAGCCAGTCTTCAAAAGTTCAGAAATTATATACAGCTTCAAAATGTATTGGCTGTAAGAAATGTATTGAAGCCTGTCCTGAAAATGCATTGCACTTGACGTCGAAATCAGGTATTATAACCAATTTTGAACTTTGCACGCTATGTGGCAGTTGTGCAGATGTTTGTCCCTCCATGGCAACAGAAATGAGTGGCAAGAAAATAAGTGTTGACCATATTATGAATGCCATCAGGAAAGAAACCTTATTGATGGATACTTCGGGAGGCGGCGTCACCTTTTCCGGAGGGGAGCCCCTGCAACATCCAGATTTACTGCTTTCATTACTCAAAGCTTGCGGCCTGGAAGGAATTCACAGGGCTGTTGACACTTCCGGCTATGCTAAATGGGAAATACTCGAAGAAGTCTCTGTCCATACAGAACTGTTCCTTTATGATGTTAAGCACATGAATCCGGAAATTCACAAACAATTTACCGGTGTTTCGAATGAGTTAATTCTTGAGAACCTCCGTTTACTTTCCGGAAAGGGAAGTAAAATTGCTATCAGAATCCCTTTGATTGAGGGGTTCAATACCGACGAATTTAACATCTCCAGGACCGCCTCTTTCATAGCTGCTTTACCCAAAAATGCCAATACTGTTCACCTCCTCCCCTACCACTCCATTGCTTCAAAAAAGTATGAGAAGCTGGGCGGTCTGTATGATCCGGGTAGTCTGGGAGAGCCATCAGCAGTTACAATAACAGGCTGCATAGAAATATTCAGGCAACATGGTTTAACAGCTGCCATTGGGGGATGATTATTCCATCATCACCTTCTCCGACCTTCACAAAAATCAAAAATGTCATTTGATCAGAATATATTTTTATCCGGGGAACTATCCGGAGCTATATCAACCTATATTTATTCTATAAAACCAATCCGGGAATCAGGATGAAAACTTTTTTTCTGCTATCGCTATTCATTTTGGGGATAAGTTTTTCCCATGCACAAAAGTCTAAAATCCTTTACACTGAAAACCGGCTTCCTCTTCAACCCGTAAAATATCTTCAGCTACCCCTGGGAGCCATAAAGCCAC
This window encodes:
- a CDS encoding glycyl radical protein; protein product: MFEKLKRHNEDPERPAGVEGNFYPEKGNLPGMNTRIQKLREESVNTATSLSIERALIETAFYKENQGKYSIPVMRALNFLELCKKKSIYIGSHDLIVGERGEKPKAVSTFPELTCHSVEDLEVLRSREQQNYFISDPDIQRYAHEVIPFWQGRTQRERIFSHVPEEWKVAYESGVFTEFMEQRAPGHTCLDDKIYHKGMLDFKREIELEISRLDFFNDPEATDKAEQLKAMAISCDAIILLAGRHAEKAAELLVTETDPSRRNDLESIIRVCRRVPAHAPETFHEAIQMYWFVHLGTIMELNGWDAMNPGHFDQHLSPFYERDIAEGKLSRDKAKELLSCFWIKVNNQPAPPKVGITARESGTYNDFTNINIGGVKADGSNGVNEVSYLMLEVIEELHILQPGNSVHIASVTPNRFLHAAARVIRQGHGYPSVFNPDIYIQEMLRSGKSLKDAREGGCSGCIEVGAFGKEAYILTGYFNVPKVLEITLNNGFDPVSGKQAGPKTGDPALFTNFESFYAAFQQQLKYFIDLKIRVNNYIDRMYALYTPATFLSVVIDDCIKKGRDYYNGGPRYNTTYIQCTGLGTVTDSLSVLKKHVFEEGSVKMDHLLYALQSNFDGEEPLRQNILNHTPFYGNDDAYADQLALRVFDDLFDLIDNRPNGKAGGKYHLNMLSTTCHIYFGKVLGATPNGRLAGKSISDGTSPSHGCDTNGPTAVIKSLTKLDHVKTGGTLLNLRFLPGLLKRDEDIAKLGSLIRSYFALGGHHIQFNIVDTATLLAAREHPEEYRDLLVRMAGYSDYFNDMNDDLKQEVIERTENESF
- a CDS encoding glycyl-radical enzyme activating protein, whose product is MAEPGLIFDIKRYSINDGPGIRVTVFLKGCPLSCTWCHNPESQSSKVQKLYTASKCIGCKKCIEACPENALHLTSKSGIITNFELCTLCGSCADVCPSMATEMSGKKISVDHIMNAIRKETLLMDTSGGGVTFSGGEPLQHPDLLLSLLKACGLEGIHRAVDTSGYAKWEILEEVSVHTELFLYDVKHMNPEIHKQFTGVSNELILENLRLLSGKGSKIAIRIPLIEGFNTDEFNISRTASFIAALPKNANTVHLLPYHSIASKKYEKLGGLYDPGSLGEPSAVTITGCIEIFRQHGLTAAIGG